A portion of the Cydia strobilella chromosome 5, ilCydStro3.1, whole genome shotgun sequence genome contains these proteins:
- the LOC134741814 gene encoding uncharacterized protein LOC134741814, which produces MLRFRENKIGVTGDIKDMFLRIKIRVEDQNALRFLWRDNPTDALKTYVMTSLPFGANCSPFVSQFIKNLKARRFESTMPDAVDAICNSHYVDDYIDSFADETAAIKMVRNINLIHSAGGFEMRNWTSNSVSVLNSLPNQTLGTAAVRFKVDQQQQGERTLGLIWYPADDKLTFDLSLKRIPESIVNGDERPTKRLMLRVIMSIFDILGFLSPFTIQGRIMLQDTWRLNIDWNDYIPDVIYNKWRKWIDLLQVISDIRIPRCYQSAVRNHNHGDDESPPVRVSETADHLSGASAGTPSATLPLSTFAPGNVAPTSCATKVYESVAEPTSATRTAKSDAASPECVAVVHEGSIGLAVPDPLRFSSWLRLKRATATVLAFIDRCKGLQGQVDCGTMERAERLLIQHAQAESFGKDIVTIKNGKPLHRTSRLVSLSPVFDEHSLLRVSGRIDAVTDVPIDVKRPVILDGRHQVSKLIVRDYHVKLAHGNQETIVNEVKQRFWILRLRPTVKFIASSCMLCRIRKCQPRIPRMGDLPRARMAHHQRAFSYCGLDLFGPMEVVVGRRREKRYGVLYTCLTVRAIHIELVSSLTSDSLIMSLRRMAARRGWPSHLFSDNGTNLRGACTELQRSMQELNAEELKSYGANKGMEWTFIPPASPHWGGAWERLIRSVKTSLKVILNERAPRDEVLSTLMAEVENIVNCRPLMHVSVENGGVESLTPNHFLLGTSSNLPTIGSFDGSDLYLRKHWRTAQRLTDMFWQRWLKEILPDLIPRRKWHEERKPLQVGDLVLVVDPNSPRNMWPKGLVTQVFAGKDGRIRLVEVKTRTGTWRRSAARIAPISLVD; this is translated from the exons ATGTTACGCTTTAGGGAAAACAAGATTGGAGTAACTGGCGACATCAAGGATATGTTTTTAAGGATCAAGATTCGAGTCGAAGATCAAAACGCTTTAAGGTTCCTATGGAGGGACAACCCTACTGACGCACTAAAAACGTATGTTATGACATCACTTCCGTTTGGGGCTAATTGCAGTCCTTTTGTTAGTCAGTTTATCAAAAACTTGAAAGCGCGACGGTTCGAGTCAACTATGCCGGACGCTGTCGATGCGATATGTAACTCGCATTACGTAGATGACTACATAGACAGTTTTGCAGACGAAACCGCGGCCATCAAAATGGtaagaaatataaatttaattcacAGTGCCGGCGGTTTCGAGATGAGAAACTGGACTAGCAACAGTGTCTCGGTTTTAAACAGTCTGCCAAATCAAACCTTAGGTACAGCGGCCGTAAGGTTTAAAGTCGATCAGCAGCAACAAGGTGAGCGTACTCTCGGCCTAATATGGTATCCGGCCGATGATAAGTTGACATTCGACTTATCATTAAAACGGATTCCCGAAAGTATTGTCAACGGTGATGAGCGTCCTACAAAGCGTCTTATGCTCAGGGTAATAATGTCGATTTTCGATATTTTAGGATTCTTATCTCCTTTCACCATTCAGGGTCGTATTATGCTGCAGGATACCTGGCGGTTAAATATAGACTGGAATGATTACATTCCGGATGTTATTTACAACAAGTGGCGAAAATGGATTGACCTACTTCAGGTAATTAGCGACATACGTATACCAAGGTGCTATCAATCAGCTGTTCGCAATCACAATCACGGAGATGACGAGTCTCCACCTGTGCGAGTAAGCGAGACGGCAGATCACCTGAGCGGAGCATCTGCTGGTACCCCGAGCGCGACGTTGCCGCTATCGACGTTTGCGCCTGGCAACGTTGCGCCTACGTCATGCGCTACGAAGGTCTACGAATCCGTAGCAGAGCCTACAAGCGCTACGCGTACGGCAAAG TCAGACGCCGCGTCGCCTGAATGTGTTGCTGTCGTACATGAGGGTTCAATTGGACTGGCTGTACCGGACCCATTGCGGTTTTCTTCTTGGTTACGTTTGAAGCGGGCCACGGCTACGGTACTAGCGTTTATCGACAGATGCAAAGGTCTTCAAGGACAAGTTGATTGCGGTACTATGGAACGAGCTGAAAGATTGCTTATACAGCACGCACAGGCGGAGTCCTTCGGCAAAGATATCGTCACTATTAAAAATGGTAAGCCGTTGCACCGCACCAGTAGATTGGTCTCTCTGTCACCGGTGTTTGACGAACATAGTCTGCTGCGAGTGAGCGGCCGCATAGATGCTGTAACAGACGTACCTATTGATGTTAAGAGGCCGGTAATACTCGATGGTCGGCATCAGGTGAGTAAGTTGATCGTCCGAGATTATCACGTGAAGCTGGCGCACGGGAACCAAGAAACCATAGTTAATGAGGTAAAACAACGGTTCTGGATCTTACGTCTAAGACCAACCGTCAAGTTCATAGCTTCATCCTGTATGCTGTGCAGAATCCGTAAGTGTCAACCGCGTATTCCGCGAATGGGGGACTTACCAAGGGCACGAATGGCACATCATCAGCGTGCATTCTCATACTGCGGTTTAGACCTGTTCGGACCGATGGAGGTCGTCGTGGGACGACGCCGTGAGAAAAGGTATGGAGTTTTGTATACTTGCCTGACGGTGCGCGCGATCCACATTGAGCTAGTCTCCTCTCTGACTTCGGACTCGCTGATAATGTCGCTGCGTCGGATGGCGGCTAGGCGTGGCTGGCCATCACACCTGTTCTCCGATAATGGGACGAACCTGCGTGGCGCCTGTACTGAGTTGCAGCGATCGATGCAGGAACTGAACGCCGAAGAGCTGAAAAGCTACGGTGCCAACAAAGGTATGGAGTGGACTTTTATCCCTCCCGCTAGCCCCCATTGGGGTGGGGCGTGGGAGAGGCTAATTCGTAGCGTAAAAACGTCTCTCAAAGTAATTTTAAATGAGCGTGCACCACGGGACGAAGTTTTAAGCACGCTTATGGCGGAAGTCGAGAATATAGTGAACTGTCGTCCCCTGATGCACGTCTCTGTAGAAAATGGAGGTGTGGAATCACTCACACCGAACCATTTCCTTCTTGGCACGTCGTCAAATCTGCCTACTATCGGTTCTTTTGACGGATCTGATCTGTACCTACGGAAACACTGGCGTACAGCTCAGCGGCTAACCGATATGTTCTGGCAGAGATGGTTGAAGGAGATCCTACCCGACCTCATACCAAGAAGGAAATGGCACGAGGAAAGGAAGCCGCTGCAAGTCGGCGACCTCGTCCTTGTTGTGGACCCGAACTCTCCCCGCAACATGTGGCCAAAAGGTTTGGTCACTCAAGTGTTTGCCGGTAAGGACGGGCGCATAAGGCTGGTGGAGGTAAAGACCAGGACTGGGACTTGGCGTCGGTCTGCGGCACGCATCGCACCTATCTCTTTAGTTGATTAG